A window from Gossypium raimondii isolate GPD5lz chromosome 7, ASM2569854v1, whole genome shotgun sequence encodes these proteins:
- the LOC105782098 gene encoding gibberellin 3-beta-dioxygenase 1: MTTTTTLAQVYREHPIHLRDIIPLDFNSIRSVPDSHVWPISDDFSSDHQLMVPIIDLKDPNAVKLAGHACETWGVFQVINHGIHLNLLEEVESEARRLFSLPTQTKMKALREPAGATGYGLARISPFFPKYMWHEGFTIMDSPTDHARALWPTDNARFCDVIERYQKQMKVLAEKLTDLILESLAIFREDLNWDVGSPSTALQLNSYPPCPNPNRAMGLAPHTDTSFLTILYQGSISGLQIFKQGAGWISMLPVTGALVVNVGDLLHILTNARFPSVLHRAVLNQEGSHRVSVAYFYGLPIECSVSPLLKLLDSGENPRYRPVTVKEYVDIKSKYFEEPLTSIRI; the protein is encoded by the exons ATGACCACCactactactctcgcccaagtcTACAGAGAACATCCTATCCACCTCCGCGACATCATTCCTTTGGATTTCAACTCCATCCGCTCAGTGCCCGACTCACATGTGTGGCCAATATCAGATGACTTCTCATCCGATCACCAGTTAATGGTCCCGATCATAGATCTTAAAGATCCCAATGCTGTAAAACTTGCAGGACATGCTTGTGAGACATGGGGTGTGTTCCAAGTTATTAACCATGGAATTCATTTGAATCTTCTTGAAGAAGTGGAGTCGGAGGCTCGACGGCTGTTCTCTCTCCCTACTCAGACGAAGATGAAGGCGTTACGCGAACCGGCAGGTGCCACTGGGTATGGTCTAGCTCGGATATCCCCTTTTTTCCCAAAGTATATGTGGCATGAAGGGTTCACCATCATGGATTCACCGACTGATCATGCTAGGGCACTTTGGCCGACAGACAATGCACGTTTTTG CGATGTAATTGAGAGATATCAGAAGCAAATGAAAGTTCTGGCAGAGAAACTCACAGATCTCATCCTCGAGTCATTGGCAATCTTCCGAGAAGACCTAAACTGGGACGTAGGATCACCTTCCACCGCCCTTCAGCTCAACTCCTACCCTCCATGTCCGAACCCGAATCGAGCCATGGGTCTAGCCCCACACACCGACACATCCTTCTTGACCATTCTATACCAAGGCTCCATAAGTGGCCTCCAAATCTTCAAACAAGGAGCTGGTTGGATTTCGATGCTACCCGTTACCGGTGCCCTGGTAGTGAACGTCGGCGACCttttgcatattttaaccaatgcTCGGTTCCCTAGCGTGCTTCATCGAGCTGTTTTGAACCAAGAGGGGTCTCACAGGGTATCAGTGGCTTACTTCTACGGGTTACCCATTGAATGTAGTGTATCGCCATTGTTAAAGCTCTTAGATTCAGGCGAAAATCCTAGATACCGACCTGTGACAGTGAAAGAATATGTGGACATTAAGTCTAAGTATTTCGAGGAACCACTTACTTCGAttagaatttaa
- the LOC105782172 gene encoding uncharacterized protein LOC105782172 isoform X1, with protein MEDGDIHNLRKETLHQQYEIELAWTISSHVWVPILLTITSNSSMGTHCCHPPKLLINAMMILSISGISIARHLMSWLGRLKLKSSINILSLFVAVLRHTTQPVSKGMRHSLNPRQNGTATYTDKEGIRQQQLLAFIPRHHKHYILPNSVSRKVHFSPQLQTDPRENYLYAKSCLQPSGLLRTSKMLMVRQLALLNSHII; from the exons ATGGAGGACGG TGACATACATAATCTGCGGAAGGAGACTTTGCACCAGCAATATGAAATT GAATTAGCATGGACAATCTCTTCACATGTTTGGGTACCAATCCTGCTAACGATAACTTCAAATTCGTCGATGGGAACTCATTGTTGCCACCCACCAAAGCTGTTAATCAACGCTATGATGATCTTGTCCATTTCCGGGATAAG TATCGCAAGGCACCTGATGTCTTGGTTAGGAAGGTTGAAGCTCAAAAGCAGTATCAATATACTGTCTTTGTTTG TGGCTGTCCTAAGGCATACCACCCAGCCTGTATCAAAAGGGATGAGGCATTCTTTAAATCCAAGGCAAAATGGAACTGCG ACATACACGGATAAAGAAGGTATCAGGCAGCAGCAGTTGTTGGCATTTATCCCAAGACATCACAAGCACTACATTTTACCGA ATTCTGTCAGCAGGAAGGTGCATTTTAGTCCACAGTTACAGACAGATCCTAGGGAAAATTATCTCTATGCTAAATCTTGTCTTCAGCCTTCAG GCTTGCTGAGAACATCCAAGATGCTTATGGTGAGGCAGCTAGCATTGCTGAACAG TCACATTATTTAA
- the LOC105782172 gene encoding uncharacterized protein LOC105782172 isoform X2 yields the protein MEDGDIHNLRKETLHQQYEIELAWTISSHVWVPILLTITSNSSMGTHCCHPPKLLINAMMILSISGISIARHLMSWLGRLKLKSSINILSLFVAVLRHTTQPVSKGMRHSLNPRQNGTATYTDKEGIRQQQLLAFIPRHHKHYILPRRCILVHSYRQILGKIISMLNLVFSLQAC from the exons ATGGAGGACGG TGACATACATAATCTGCGGAAGGAGACTTTGCACCAGCAATATGAAATT GAATTAGCATGGACAATCTCTTCACATGTTTGGGTACCAATCCTGCTAACGATAACTTCAAATTCGTCGATGGGAACTCATTGTTGCCACCCACCAAAGCTGTTAATCAACGCTATGATGATCTTGTCCATTTCCGGGATAAG TATCGCAAGGCACCTGATGTCTTGGTTAGGAAGGTTGAAGCTCAAAAGCAGTATCAATATACTGTCTTTGTTTG TGGCTGTCCTAAGGCATACCACCCAGCCTGTATCAAAAGGGATGAGGCATTCTTTAAATCCAAGGCAAAATGGAACTGCG ACATACACGGATAAAGAAGGTATCAGGCAGCAGCAGTTGTTGGCATTTATCCCAAGACATCACAAGCACTACATTTTACCGA GAAGGTGCATTTTAGTCCACAGTTACAGACAGATCCTAGGGAAAATTATCTCTATGCTAAATCTTGTCTTCAGCCTTCAG GCTTGCTGA